One part of the Rutidosis leptorrhynchoides isolate AG116_Rl617_1_P2 chromosome 1, CSIRO_AGI_Rlap_v1, whole genome shotgun sequence genome encodes these proteins:
- the LOC139853963 gene encoding protein FAR1-RELATED SEQUENCE 5-like, producing the protein MRFVPITGIDNHKKLVIFGAALLSRETIDSYKWFIDCFLKTFSTEPGSVTTDQDPAVLEAVAEKFKTAKHRLCMWQISQKLKDKVGYVLYNNKVFRKRMNYIFWNKEMSVSSFERHWKSLIEDSELDGAKWFDDMYAIKEMWTPCFFRDVPMNGLMRTSSLSESENSFFSKCKNKHSNLVDFFSRFDAAMDKQRHNTRLIDSQMES; encoded by the exons ATGAGATTTGTTCCTATCACTGGTATTGATAATCACAAGAAGCTTGTTATATTTGGTGCTGCATTGCTATCGCGTGAAACTATTGATTCGTACAAATGGTTTATTGACTGTTTTTTAAAAACTTTCTCTACTGAACCTGGTTCGGTTACTACTGATCAAGACCCCGCAGTGTTGGAAGCGGTAGCTGAGAAGTTTAAAACTGCAAAACACAGATTATGTATGTGGCAAATCAGTCAGAAGTTAAAGGATAAG GTTGGTtatgttttatataataataaagttTTCCGCAAACGTATGAATTACATATTTTGGAACAAAGAAATGTCTGTATCATCTTTTGAAAGACATTGGAAGTCGTTAATTGAAGATTCTGAGTTAGATGGTGCAAAGTGGTTTGACGATATGTATGCAATCAAGGAGATGTGGACTCCTTGCTTTTTTAGAGATGTTCCAATGAATGGCTTAATGCGAACATCCTCATTATCTGAAAGTGAGAATTCGTTTTTCTCTAAATGCAAAAATAAGCATTCAAATTTAGTTGATTTCTTTTCTAGATTTGATGCTGCCATGGATAAGCAGCGTCATAATACAAGATTGATAGATTCTCAAATGGAAAGCTGA
- the LOC139853971 gene encoding uncharacterized protein, whose protein sequence is MCSQISCVADGDDELKKICEVQEKFIPPRKKLIYRISFHSVSGEAHCSCLLFNREGLLCHHIFHVYEINDIFEIPKQHILRRWTRDASESFNVIFASVNYHSDAYLITKHLFNTFRRVVSNCKNDKEILQLFSDKFDGFVKEFAPSIPDQYSSVTKVQQIENVLGFSKPSNVKVRAPVVVPNKGQRSSKRYKSAREEAASKSSVNRRKCQRCKGIGHNVRTCTAELDSEFTDSDDDDEDVYSD, encoded by the exons ATGTGTTCTCAAATAAGTTGTGTTGCTGATGGTGATGATGAACTTAAGAAGATTTGTGAAGTTCAGGAAAAGTTCATTCCTCCTCGTAAGAAATTGATTTACAGg ATTTCTTTTCATTCTGTGTCTGGTGAAGCACATTGTTCATGTCTGTTGTTCAATCGTGAAGGCCTTTTGTGTCATCACATATTTCATGTTTATGAAATTAATGACATTTTCGAAATTCCTAAACAACATATATTGAGGAGGTGGACTAGAGATGCATCTGAATCTTTTAATGTTATTTTTGCTAGTGTTAATTACCATTCTGATGCCTACTTGATTACCAAACATCTTTTCAATACTTTTAGGCGAGTTGTTTCTAATTGTAAGAATGACAAAGAAATACTCCAGCTTTTTAGTGATAAGTTTGATGGCTTTGTTAAAGAATTTGCACCTTCCATCCCTGACCAATATTCTTCAGTTACAAAGGTTCAACAAATTGAGAATGTTTTGGGATTTTCAAAGCCAAGTAATGTGAAGGTTCGTGCTCCAGTTGTCGTTCCAAACAAAGGTCAACGCAGCAGTAAAAGGTATAAAAGTGCTCGAGAAGAGGCTGCAAGTAAATCATCTGTAAATAGGAGAAAGTGTCAACGTTGTAAAGGGATTGGTCATAATGTTCGTACTTGCACTGCAGAACTTGATTCAGAGTTTACTGATTCCGATGATGATGACGAAGATGTTTATTCAGACTAA